The Cloeon dipterum chromosome 3, ieCloDipt1.1, whole genome shotgun sequence genome includes a region encoding these proteins:
- the sturkopf gene encoding lipid droplet-associated hydrolase — protein sequence MVQSGYVEVRTVPTRLVSSGGWLQDAFVTGKDLIFIITGNPGLTSYYEEFIDLLHEETKIPVWAVSHAGHEFEDKIPCPKENPDLYNLEGQVEHKVEFIKRYVPNDVKIHLIGHSVGSYIILKMLKNKLIEHHVYMNYMLFPAIERIGASPNGKFFSFVNNNFLWLVVILAGFVSCLPNAVGSALVKGYFWIEGTYQKNVPATMQLLRPTILKNIFSLAADEMDRILELDVDTIEKHKDKLRFYYGQVDGWCPLAYYRNLKDKVPDARATACTNGYRHAFVLNYSKPMATIVGQWINETAAQSK from the exons ATGGTGCAGAGTGGATATGTGGAGGTGCGGACAGTTCCCACGAGGCTTGTGTCCTCAGGAGGATGGCTGCAAGACGCTTTTGTGACCGGAaaggatttgatttttatcatcacCG GGAACCCTGGTCTTACGTCATACTACGAAGAATTTATTGATCTTCTGCACGAGGAAACCAAAATTCCAGTGTGGGCTGTTAGCCACGCCGGACACGAGTTCGAAGACAAAATCCCGTGTCCGAAGg AGAATCCTGATTTGTACAATTTGGAAGGTCAAGTCGAACACAAGGTGGAGTTTATCAAGAGATACGTGCCTAATGATGTGAAAATCCATTTGATCGGCCACTCCGTCGGCTCTTACATCATCCTGAAGATGCTCAAGAACAAACTGATCGAACACCATGTTTACATGAACTACATGCTTTTCCCGGCCATTGAAAGAATTGGAGCTTCGCCCAACGGCAAGTTTTTCAG CTTTGTGAACAACAATTTTCTGTGGCTCGTGGTGATTCTGGCCGGATTCGTGTCTTGCCTGCCGAACGCCGTGGGCAGCGCGCTGGTCAAAGGTTACTTCTGGATCGAAGGCACTTACCAGAAAAACGTGCCGGCCACCATGCAGCTGCTGCGGCCCACCATCCTCAAGAACATTTTCTCGCTGGCAGCTGACGAAATGGATCGCATTTTGGAGCTGGACGTGGACACGATCGAGAAACACAAGGACAAGCTGCGATTCTACTACGGACAGGTGGACGGCTGGTGTCCCCTCGCCTACTACCGCAACTTGAAGGACAAAGTGCCGGACGCCCGAGCGACAGCCTGCACCAACGGATACAGACACGCATTTGTACTCAACTACAGCAAACCGATGGCCACCATCGTTGGCCAGTGGATCAACGAAACGGCCGCACAGTCCAAGTAG
- the LOC135939963 gene encoding uncharacterized protein LOC135939963, with protein sequence MHPGKKVLVLVVLSGLCFAVAFGAAAGKKNKAAAPKTNVEQEKPKNRTVNALRNSSSEPKKAAVGIAQKSGGVKASDGRKGVQQRVSTPRKRTTPRRRRRRTTTPVYDANYDDTYPQIPLRNRNRNKKLPPGMMVVFAPMPPRKPIKRPIFLNKLSTRTTPEWNPSPEQPFWPGSEQWNQTVSPYNYTIDYYQFWTTYYPNYNWSTFYQHDYNNYTTENYYYSTANYYYNYSQYNQEYSPGFSPSYENVQNYTSWPQFYYQTNFTTVFPNYNWSAVYGNYSTYQSNDWSTFSFGNYSNYGNYTTMSYF encoded by the exons ATGCATCCTGGAAAAAAG GTGCTGGTGCTTGTTGTCTTGAGCGGCCTGTGCTTTGCCGTCGCCTTCGGCGCTGCTGCgggtaaaaaaaacaaagccGCAGCCCCTAAAACCAATGTCGAGCAAGAAAAGCCGAAAAACAGGACTGTAAATGCATTACGAAATTCTTCCTCGGAGCCGAAAAAAGCAGCTGTTGGCATAGCACAAAAATCAGGTGGCGTGAAGGCGAGCGACGGTAGGAAAGGGGTGCAGCAACGCGTTTCCACCCCAAGGAAAAGAACCACgccgaggaggaggaggagacgAACGACGACGCCGGTTTACGACGCGAATTACGACGACACCTATCCGCAAATTCCGCTCAGGAACAGGAACAGAAACAAGAAGCTGCCCCCCGGAATGATGGTCGTGTTCGCTCCGATGCCGCCCAGAAAACCGATCAAAAGGCCAATTTTCTTGAACAAACTGTCGACACGAACAACGCCCGAGTGGAATCCCAGTCCGGAGCAGCCTTTCTGGCCCGGCTCCGAGCAGTGGAATCAGACGGTCAGTCCGTACAACTACACGATCGACTACTATCAATTCTGGACCACTTACTACCCCAACTACAACTGGAGCACCTTCTACCAGCACGACTACAACAATTACACCACGGAGAACTATTACTATAGCACGgcgaattattattacaattatAGTCAGTACAATCAGGAATATTCTCCTGGCTTCTCGCCTTCCTATGAGAACGTTCAAAATTATACTTCTTGGCCGCAATTTTACTACCAAACCAATTTCACCACCGTTTTCCCGAATTACAACTGGAGCGCCGTCTACGGAAACTATTCCACTTATCAGTCCAATGACTGGTCCACCTTTTCCTTTGGAAATTACAGCAATTACGGTAATTACACTACTATGTCTTACTTTTGA